One stretch of Thalassovita sp. DNA includes these proteins:
- a CDS encoding HAMP domain-containing sensor histidine kinase: MKYLNIGKSPLFPAPRRFRRQVRTSYSVLLILALLSLYSVLSNLIFASYNTALIASGAVGALGAAAWLHHIGRHTLARFVMLTSVNLAIFLSSFFLPQNSNMSMFLLAFIGLPFIVMSWRENRPMMAYFCALPMVLWIMLMVTNYGNGAYFELDPQITALFGYSHSIMVFAFVMMEFFYYDRVTQNYSRALRRALRAEERANRAKTAFLRSMSHEMRTPLSAVLGAADLLEHHPKATPDIKRLAKIVADSGTDLLSLTEKSMAYARITAGNVDPDLSPADPLSLIDPVIERFRDKIDRKEISVEISKSNHHKVIVDPAMFTEVIAQIFDNALTYTPCQGSVRLQIRDGKSGAVRLMVSDTGPGIPKQNHRAAFKPYERLEQTYGTKSGGGVGLTIARSYVHAMHGEIGLEREPSDGTHVWIEVPAA, from the coding sequence ATGAAGTACCTAAATATCGGCAAGAGCCCGCTCTTCCCCGCCCCCCGGCGGTTCCGCCGACAGGTGCGTACATCCTATTCGGTCTTGCTGATCCTGGCGCTGCTGTCGCTTTATTCGGTCTTATCCAACCTCATATTTGCCAGCTACAACACTGCCCTGATCGCCTCTGGCGCGGTGGGGGCATTGGGGGCTGCGGCCTGGCTGCATCATATCGGGCGGCACACGCTGGCGCGGTTCGTGATGCTGACGTCGGTCAATCTGGCGATCTTCCTCTCCAGCTTCTTCCTGCCACAAAACAGCAACATGTCGATGTTCCTGCTAGCCTTTATCGGACTGCCGTTCATCGTGATGTCCTGGCGCGAAAACCGTCCGATGATGGCCTATTTCTGTGCTCTGCCGATGGTGCTGTGGATCATGCTGATGGTCACCAACTACGGCAATGGCGCCTATTTTGAGCTGGATCCGCAAATCACCGCGCTGTTTGGCTACAGCCATTCCATCATGGTGTTTGCCTTCGTGATGATGGAGTTCTTCTATTACGACCGGGTGACCCAGAACTATTCCCGCGCCCTGCGCCGTGCGCTACGGGCCGAGGAACGCGCCAACCGCGCCAAGACCGCTTTTCTGCGCTCAATGAGCCACGAAATGCGCACGCCTCTTAGCGCTGTGCTCGGGGCCGCGGATCTGTTGGAGCATCACCCCAAGGCCACGCCAGACATCAAACGCCTGGCCAAGATCGTGGCGGATTCCGGCACTGACCTGTTGTCGCTGACGGAAAAAAGCATGGCTTATGCACGCATCACAGCCGGCAATGTCGATCCCGATCTCAGCCCGGCGGATCCGCTGAGCCTGATTGATCCGGTGATTGAACGGTTCCGCGACAAAATCGATCGCAAAGAGATCAGCGTCGAAATCAGCAAGTCCAACCATCACAAGGTGATCGTCGATCCAGCCATGTTCACTGAGGTGATCGCGCAGATCTTTGACAATGCGCTGACCTATACGCCCTGTCAGGGCTCCGTCCGGTTGCAGATCCGTGATGGCAAAAGCGGCGCTGTGCGGCTGATGGTCAGTGACACCGGTCCGGGCATTCCAAAACAGAACCACCGCGCGGCCTTCAAACCCTATGAGCGGTTGGAACAGACCTATGGCACCAAATCCGGCGGCGGTGTGGGGCTGACCATTGCGCGGTCTTATGTGCACGCGATGCACGGCGAAATCGGGCTGGAGCGGGAGCCGTCAGATGGCACCCATGTCTGGATCGAGGTGCCCGCGGCCTGA
- a CDS encoding TIGR02302 family protein, with amino-acid sequence MSDTQETRNHAEPPKPAPPKARLPLWSIRLTWLGMLSENLARAFWPLWTAVFLGLAALLLGAQDLLPPSLILGTYAVFGALILFGLLRGLWMFRLPAAGAALARVDETLNGRPIQAVLDQQAIGASDPASQALWAAHQKRMADRMADARPVAPAPGLARRDPYALRYHAMLLLGIGLVFGSLARVSEVDPLSGAAQALTAGPSWEGWIEAPGYTGLPTRYLADQKEDLLEVAEGSRLILRLYGEVGALKVAETISTPSPEAQDPAAPEQSFAITQNGALTIEGEGGRSWVVVIQPDMAPRVAVTAMPETSYEGQMSLGYEAVDDYGIQMGEAEVTLDLAAVDRRYGLALPPEPRDTLMSDLPLPIAGARDDFEEVWIEDFSKHPWAHLPVSISLRVQDAAGQEGIADVLQIPLPARRFFDPLAAAVIEQRRDLLWNRENAPRVAMVMRAISWQPEDRLFRDEGTYLQFRTILRRLEAALPTGLADDTRDELAEALWNLAVQLEDGDIDDALERMQSAQERLSEAMRNGASDEEIAQLMQELRDATQDYLRQLSRQAQQEQQDMDEFERAENENSMQMDMNDLQAMMDRIQELMEQGRMAEAQQALEELQQLMENMQVTQGQGQNSPGQQAMEDLAETLRDQQGLSDQAFRDLQEQFNPNANQGQSQQNEGRNGGQGRGQSHEGQNGQGQDGDGPGGQPGESGEEGQGGQPDQGSLAERQEALRQELNRQLGNLPGQGSEAGNAARDALRQAERAMEGAEQSLRENDLAGAIDQQAEAMDQLREGMRNLGEALAEQQRQQQPGQGQAEGNTAGAQRDPLGRNPGAGGALNGDENMLQGEDVYRRARELLDEIRRRSGEGARPQEELDYLKRLLERF; translated from the coding sequence CGCCGTCTTTGGCGCGCTGATCCTCTTTGGCCTGTTGCGCGGGCTGTGGATGTTCCGCCTGCCCGCTGCAGGCGCGGCCTTGGCGCGGGTGGATGAAACCCTCAATGGGCGCCCGATTCAGGCGGTGTTGGATCAGCAGGCCATCGGCGCCAGCGATCCCGCCTCGCAGGCGCTCTGGGCGGCGCATCAGAAACGGATGGCTGATCGGATGGCCGATGCCCGGCCAGTGGCACCTGCGCCCGGCCTTGCCCGGCGCGATCCTTATGCGCTGCGCTACCATGCGATGCTGCTGCTCGGGATTGGTCTGGTTTTCGGCAGCCTAGCCCGCGTCTCTGAGGTGGATCCGCTGAGCGGTGCCGCGCAGGCGCTGACCGCAGGCCCTTCCTGGGAGGGCTGGATTGAGGCACCGGGCTACACCGGCCTGCCCACCCGCTACCTGGCCGATCAGAAAGAGGACCTGCTGGAGGTTGCCGAAGGCAGCCGGTTGATCCTGCGTCTTTATGGTGAGGTCGGTGCCCTGAAGGTGGCCGAAACCATCAGCACCCCCAGCCCGGAGGCCCAAGACCCCGCCGCCCCCGAACAAAGCTTTGCCATCACCCAAAACGGCGCCCTGACCATCGAAGGCGAGGGCGGCCGCAGTTGGGTTGTGGTGATCCAGCCTGATATGGCCCCGCGTGTTGCAGTGACCGCGATGCCCGAAACCTCTTACGAGGGGCAAATGAGCCTAGGGTATGAGGCCGTGGATGACTACGGCATCCAGATGGGGGAGGCTGAGGTTACGCTGGATCTGGCCGCCGTGGATCGCCGCTACGGTCTGGCGCTGCCACCGGAACCACGCGACACGCTGATGAGTGATCTGCCGCTGCCCATTGCCGGTGCCCGTGATGACTTCGAAGAGGTCTGGATTGAGGATTTTTCGAAACACCCATGGGCGCATCTGCCGGTCAGCATTTCCCTGCGGGTTCAGGACGCTGCCGGGCAAGAAGGCATTGCCGATGTGTTGCAGATCCCGCTTCCGGCGCGCCGCTTCTTTGACCCGCTTGCCGCGGCCGTGATCGAACAGCGGCGTGACCTTCTGTGGAACCGGGAAAATGCCCCCCGTGTGGCCATGGTCATGCGCGCCATCAGTTGGCAGCCTGAGGATCGCCTGTTCCGTGACGAGGGCACCTACCTGCAATTCCGCACCATCCTGCGCCGCCTTGAGGCCGCGCTGCCGACAGGGCTGGCGGATGACACCCGCGATGAACTGGCTGAGGCGCTGTGGAACCTCGCCGTGCAGCTGGAAGACGGCGACATCGATGATGCGCTGGAACGCATGCAATCGGCGCAGGAACGCCTGTCCGAGGCGATGCGCAACGGTGCCAGCGACGAAGAGATCGCCCAGCTGATGCAGGAATTGCGCGACGCCACGCAGGATTATCTGCGGCAACTGTCGCGTCAGGCGCAGCAAGAGCAGCAGGACATGGATGAGTTCGAGCGCGCGGAAAATGAAAACAGCATGCAGATGGATATGAACGATCTGCAGGCGATGATGGACCGCATTCAGGAGTTGATGGAGCAAGGCCGCATGGCCGAGGCGCAGCAGGCGCTGGAAGAGCTGCAACAGCTGATGGAAAACATGCAGGTCACCCAAGGTCAGGGCCAGAACTCGCCCGGGCAGCAGGCGATGGAGGATCTGGCAGAAACCCTGCGCGATCAGCAGGGGCTTTCGGATCAGGCCTTCCGCGACCTGCAGGAACAGTTCAACCCCAATGCCAATCAGGGTCAGTCGCAGCAGAACGAAGGCCGCAATGGCGGTCAGGGACGCGGCCAGAGCCATGAGGGCCAGAACGGACAGGGCCAGGACGGGGATGGCCCCGGTGGTCAGCCTGGTGAAAGCGGTGAAGAGGGCCAAGGCGGTCAACCCGACCAGGGCAGCCTTGCCGAACGGCAAGAGGCCTTGCGCCAGGAATTGAACCGCCAGCTGGGCAATTTGCCCGGGCAGGGCAGTGAGGCCGGCAATGCCGCCCGCGATGCCCTGAGGCAGGCCGAGCGGGCGATGGAAGGCGCCGAACAGTCGCTGCGGGAAAACGATCTGGCGGGCGCTATTGATCAACAGGCCGAAGCGATGGACCAGCTGCGTGAAGGCATGCGCAATCTTGGCGAAGCACTGGCCGAGCAGCAGCGTCAGCAGCAGCCCGGTCAGGGACAGGCCGAAGGCAACACCGCCGGTGCGCAGCGTGACCCACTGGGCCGAAATCCCGGGGCCGGTGGGGCGCTTAACGGTGATGAAAACATGCTTCAGGGCGAAGATGTCTATCGCCGCGCCCGTGAGTTGCTGGATGAGATCCGCCGCCGCTCAGGCGAAGGGGCACGGCCGCAGGAAGAGCTGGACTATCTGAAACGTCTGCTGGAACGGTTCTGA